A stretch of Spirosoma oryzicola DNA encodes these proteins:
- a CDS encoding D-2-hydroxyacid dehydrogenase, whose product MKIVVLDGYTLNPGDLSWEGLEKLGELTVYDRTPADQVVERAKDAEIIFTNKTPLGEDILVQLPALKFIGILATGYNIVNTDVAKKNGIIVSNVPGYSTMSVVQLTFAMLLELTLHVQRHSDSVMDGKWARSADFSFWDYPLIELADKTIGIIGFGSIGEKVADVATAFGMKVIGSKRHHTDQSHRSNFRWADVPELLAQSDVVSIHTPLTPETQGLMNKDTLALMKPTAFLLNTSRGPLVVDQDLADALNNDIIAGAGIDVLSKEPPAADNPLFKAKNCLITPHIAWATKEARTRLMAITVDNLSAFINGNPVNVVNK is encoded by the coding sequence ATGAAAATTGTCGTATTAGACGGGTATACGCTGAATCCGGGCGATTTGTCCTGGGAGGGACTGGAGAAACTGGGTGAGTTGACGGTGTACGACCGCACCCCAGCCGATCAGGTTGTGGAACGGGCCAAAGACGCCGAAATTATTTTCACCAACAAAACCCCGCTGGGTGAGGACATTCTGGTTCAGCTTCCCGCGCTCAAGTTCATCGGTATACTAGCCACCGGCTACAACATTGTTAACACTGACGTAGCTAAGAAAAACGGGATTATTGTCAGCAACGTACCCGGCTACAGCACCATGTCGGTAGTGCAACTGACGTTTGCGATGCTGCTCGAACTGACGCTGCACGTACAACGCCACAGCGATTCGGTCATGGACGGCAAATGGGCGCGCTCGGCTGATTTCTCGTTTTGGGACTACCCGCTCATTGAACTGGCCGACAAAACGATAGGCATCATCGGCTTTGGCAGTATCGGCGAAAAAGTAGCCGACGTAGCAACGGCCTTTGGCATGAAGGTCATTGGCTCGAAACGGCATCATACGGACCAGTCGCACCGGTCCAATTTCCGGTGGGCCGACGTTCCTGAGCTACTAGCGCAATCGGATGTGGTGAGTATTCACACCCCGCTGACGCCCGAAACGCAGGGACTCATGAACAAAGATACCTTGGCGTTGATGAAACCAACGGCGTTCCTGTTGAACACCTCGCGGGGACCACTGGTCGTGGATCAGGATTTAGCCGATGCGCTCAACAACGACATTATTGCCGGAGCGGGTATCGACGTGTTATCCAAAGAACCACCAGCCGCTGATAACCCATTGTTCAAAGCCAAAAACTGTTTGATTACGCCCCACATCGCCTGGGCAACGAAAGAAGCACGCACCCGCCTGATGGCGATCACGGTCGATAATTTATCCGCGTTTATCAACGGCAACCCGGTCAACGTAGTGAACAAGTAA
- a CDS encoding L-lactate permease, with translation MVWKQVVDPFTNIALSVLVASVPILFIFWALIIKKMKGYQASLIATGLAMIIATAVYGMPVKLALLSAAHGAVYGLFPICWLIITAVFLFNITVKSGQFEIIKQFMASITADRRLQALLIAFSFGSFLEGTAGFGAPVAITAAMLVGLGFNPLYASGICLIANTAPVAFGSIGIPITVASQVSGIPELPISQMVGRTLPILSVMLPFYLVTIIAGFRKAQEIMPAVLVSGISFAFLQYFSANFLGPALPDVIAGLGSIICLMIFLRFWKPKTIWRFANEPAATIVTDLNYTNGQLIRAWSPFIVLTIMVIAWGVQPIKDALNSAGMAQFEFPGLHNAIQGEDGTLLPKLFKLNYLSAAGTAILIAALIAIPLVGLSYREGANVFGATLDQLKFPILTIAAVLGFAYILNDSGITLTLAEVLANTGFLFPFFAPILGWLGVFITGSDTSANALFSKLQYATAQSIGVDPVVTVSANISGGVVGKMISPQSIAVAAAAGNLVGKESELFRFTVKHSFIMLFVICLIVLAQAYALKWLIPAYEMIGTKKATMLPNVSTGYTYLALLAVLLATLAVLILRTAKKKAQTPDFVN, from the coding sequence ATGGTCTGGAAACAAGTTGTTGACCCATTTACCAATATCGCTTTATCCGTGCTGGTGGCGTCAGTGCCCATTCTGTTTATCTTCTGGGCGCTGATCATCAAAAAAATGAAAGGCTATCAGGCCAGTCTGATCGCTACCGGCTTAGCGATGATTATCGCCACTGCTGTCTACGGTATGCCTGTCAAACTGGCGTTGCTGTCGGCGGCTCACGGCGCGGTATACGGTTTATTCCCGATTTGCTGGCTGATCATCACGGCCGTTTTCCTGTTCAACATCACGGTAAAAAGCGGTCAGTTCGAAATTATCAAACAGTTCATGGCGTCGATCACCGCCGACCGGCGGTTGCAGGCGTTGCTGATTGCTTTCTCGTTTGGGTCGTTTCTGGAAGGCACCGCCGGATTTGGTGCCCCCGTGGCCATTACGGCGGCCATGCTGGTGGGACTTGGTTTCAATCCGCTCTACGCATCGGGTATCTGTCTGATTGCCAACACCGCACCGGTTGCGTTTGGCTCCATCGGCATTCCCATTACGGTCGCGTCGCAGGTGTCGGGCATTCCCGAATTACCCATTTCGCAGATGGTTGGCCGGACGCTGCCTATCCTGTCGGTCATGCTGCCTTTTTATCTGGTAACGATAATTGCGGGTTTCCGAAAGGCGCAGGAAATCATGCCCGCTGTTCTGGTATCTGGTATTTCGTTTGCCTTTCTCCAGTACTTCTCGGCCAACTTTTTAGGCCCTGCCCTACCCGACGTTATTGCCGGACTTGGCTCCATCATTTGCCTGATGATCTTCCTGCGCTTCTGGAAACCAAAAACCATCTGGCGCTTTGCCAACGAACCGGCGGCAACGATCGTCACTGATCTGAACTACACCAATGGGCAGTTGATCCGGGCCTGGTCGCCGTTCATCGTGCTGACCATTATGGTGATTGCCTGGGGCGTTCAACCGATCAAGGACGCGCTTAATTCGGCGGGGATGGCGCAGTTCGAATTTCCGGGTCTGCACAATGCCATTCAGGGCGAAGACGGAACGCTACTACCCAAATTATTCAAGCTGAACTACTTGTCGGCAGCTGGAACGGCCATTCTGATCGCGGCACTCATCGCCATTCCGCTGGTCGGTCTTTCGTACCGTGAAGGTGCCAACGTATTCGGCGCAACGCTGGACCAGCTCAAGTTCCCGATTCTGACGATTGCTGCCGTGTTGGGATTCGCGTACATTCTCAACGATTCCGGTATTACGCTGACACTGGCCGAAGTACTGGCAAACACGGGTTTTCTGTTTCCGTTTTTTGCGCCCATACTGGGCTGGCTGGGCGTGTTTATCACCGGCTCCGACACATCGGCTAATGCGTTGTTCAGTAAGCTCCAATATGCTACCGCGCAGTCCATTGGTGTCGATCCGGTCGTAACGGTATCGGCCAATATATCAGGCGGTGTTGTCGGCAAAATGATTTCTCCGCAATCCATCGCCGTAGCTGCCGCGGCAGGTAATCTGGTCGGGAAAGAATCGGAGTTGTTCCGCTTTACGGTAAAGCACAGCTTTATCATGCTCTTTGTGATTTGTCTTATCGTATTGGCGCAGGCGTATGCGTTGAAGTGGCTGATTCCGGCCTATGAGATGATTGGAACAAAAAAAGCGACAATGCTACCGAACGTATCGACGGGCTATACCTACCTTGCGCTGCTGGCAGTCTTATTGGCTACATTGGCCGTGCTTATTCTGCGAACGGCCAAAAAGAAAGCGCAAACGCCGGACTTCGTTAATTGA
- a CDS encoding alpha-amylase family protein, protein MERRNFIKTTGLLGGSFAFSGASVWAGSPLLTNHVAPPESYWLDGPMRWAQLAFVERDPGHYDPDFWLAYFKRIHADGALLSAGGIVAFYPTNIPLHHRSDFMGNTNTLGYLVEGCRKQGMKIMLRTDPHAARQDVYDAHPDWIAVTADGKKRRHWANPDLWVTCALGPYNFEFMTRVNAEIMDNFSPEGIFSNRWHGHDVCYCAHCKTNFKAYSGLELPQKTEKLDPTYRKWAEWRMKRLRELWAVWDADIRKKKPTARFIPNGFPDKVTTGKEADLFFADQQARRGLAPPWANGKGAKELRSTLGLKPLIGIFSVGIEEEFRWKDSVQSDAEIRIWAAEGTANGMRPCFVKFGGDIYDKRWMEAVANLYEGYHKNESYLRNTASLARVGVVYSEQTDRNYGGKPWQQKSGDHLDGIYHTLVESRVPFDMVNDRLLTPDDLKRFKLLILPNIAALSDAQCKQLQAFVDNGGSLVATFETSLYDEEGKQRPDFGLASLLGVSYDQKVEGPMRNSYLQLRQDAKNSQTQQILKGLDDTPRIINSVYKVNVKPTDTFPSPITLIPTYPDLPMEDVYPRVAQTDTRELYLRQVGKGRVAYIPGDLDRSFWQMLSIDHGQLLSNVINWALDEEPVVSIAGPGVIDVNVWRQQKSMTVHLVNLTNPMMMKGPFRELIPVDAQVTVQVPSGAKVTGVKLLMSDQKPKFELKNGKVTVAVPKVRDHEIVALDLA, encoded by the coding sequence ATGGAAAGAAGAAATTTCATAAAGACAACCGGTTTGTTGGGAGGTTCCTTCGCCTTCTCGGGAGCGTCCGTGTGGGCGGGTTCGCCTTTGTTGACGAATCATGTAGCACCCCCTGAATCCTACTGGCTCGACGGCCCCATGCGGTGGGCACAGTTAGCCTTTGTCGAACGGGACCCCGGCCACTATGATCCCGATTTCTGGCTGGCTTACTTCAAGCGTATTCACGCCGATGGCGCTTTGCTGAGCGCGGGTGGCATTGTCGCGTTCTACCCGACCAACATTCCGCTACACCACCGCAGCGATTTTATGGGCAATACGAATACGCTGGGCTATCTGGTGGAAGGTTGTAGAAAACAGGGTATGAAGATCATGCTGCGTACCGACCCTCACGCGGCTCGTCAGGACGTTTACGACGCGCACCCCGACTGGATTGCGGTAACCGCCGACGGAAAAAAACGTCGCCACTGGGCGAATCCCGATTTGTGGGTAACCTGCGCGCTGGGGCCTTACAACTTTGAGTTTATGACACGGGTGAATGCGGAAATCATGGACAACTTCTCCCCCGAAGGCATCTTCTCAAATCGCTGGCACGGGCATGATGTCTGCTACTGCGCACACTGCAAAACCAATTTCAAAGCGTATTCGGGGTTAGAGCTGCCCCAGAAAACCGAGAAGCTAGACCCGACCTACCGCAAATGGGCGGAATGGCGCATGAAACGATTGCGGGAACTGTGGGCGGTTTGGGACGCGGACATTCGCAAAAAGAAACCAACCGCCCGCTTCATCCCGAACGGATTCCCGGATAAAGTTACGACGGGTAAAGAAGCCGATCTGTTCTTTGCCGATCAGCAGGCCCGCCGGGGTTTGGCACCACCCTGGGCTAACGGGAAAGGAGCGAAAGAATTGCGCTCGACGCTGGGCCTGAAACCCTTAATCGGTATTTTCAGCGTTGGTATCGAAGAAGAATTCCGTTGGAAAGATTCGGTGCAAAGCGACGCCGAAATCCGGATTTGGGCCGCCGAAGGAACCGCCAACGGGATGCGGCCCTGCTTCGTGAAGTTTGGGGGCGATATTTACGACAAGCGGTGGATGGAAGCCGTAGCTAACCTGTACGAAGGGTACCACAAGAACGAATCGTACCTGCGTAACACGGCATCGCTGGCCCGCGTCGGCGTTGTCTATTCCGAACAGACGGATCGGAATTACGGCGGTAAACCCTGGCAGCAGAAAAGTGGTGATCATCTCGACGGAATCTACCACACGCTGGTTGAAAGCCGCGTTCCGTTCGACATGGTAAACGACCGTTTGCTGACACCCGATGACCTCAAGCGGTTCAAGCTGTTGATTCTGCCTAACATTGCGGCTCTTTCCGACGCCCAGTGCAAGCAGTTACAGGCCTTCGTGGACAATGGCGGGAGTTTGGTGGCTACGTTTGAAACATCGCTGTACGACGAAGAAGGCAAACAACGGCCCGACTTCGGACTAGCCAGTCTGCTCGGCGTTTCGTACGATCAGAAGGTTGAAGGGCCAATGCGGAACAGTTACCTACAACTACGGCAGGACGCCAAGAACAGCCAGACGCAGCAGATTCTGAAAGGGCTGGACGACACGCCCCGCATTATCAATTCTGTTTACAAGGTCAACGTCAAACCAACGGACACGTTTCCCAGTCCGATTACACTTATTCCGACCTATCCCGATTTGCCGATGGAAGATGTGTACCCGCGCGTGGCCCAGACCGATACGCGGGAGCTTTACCTGCGGCAGGTTGGCAAGGGACGCGTGGCCTATATTCCCGGCGACCTGGACCGGTCGTTCTGGCAGATGCTCAGCATCGATCACGGGCAATTGCTCAGCAATGTAATCAACTGGGCGCTCGACGAAGAACCGGTTGTATCGATAGCGGGTCCGGGCGTAATTGATGTCAACGTGTGGCGGCAGCAAAAATCAATGACGGTTCATCTGGTTAACCTAACCAATCCGATGATGATGAAAGGCCCATTCCGGGAGTTGATTCCGGTTGACGCGCAGGTGACCGTTCAGGTTCCATCGGGGGCAAAAGTAACGGGTGTTAAACTGCTCATGAGCGACCAGAAACCAAAATTTGAGCTAAAGAACGGCAAAGTAACGGTAGCGGTCCCTAAAGTGCGGGACCATGAGATTGTCGCGCTCGATTTAGCCTGA
- a CDS encoding GMC oxidoreductase: protein MNLNLKADKDQTYDAIVVGSGMTGGWAAKELAEKGLKVLVLERGYELKHVEDYKTAFSDPWEFEHRGKIPIVAAEEHYATMYFSAKEGSQFFFTNDKENPYVQKRPFNWIRAYHTGGKSLLWGKHTYRWNEEDFLANAKQGLGVDWPIRYADLVPWYNYVEKFVGISGQAEGLAVLPDSNFLPPMAMTAPELHLKKSVAQKLNRPITIGRVAHLTKPQPVHSAVGRATCQFRNRCTRGCPFGAYFSSLAATLPAARRTNRVTIVHNAIVKEIILDDKAQKAKGVRVIDQNTMEVRDFYAKVLFLNAGTIGSTSILMNSKSARFPTGLGNDSDQLGRNLMDHHLAIGARGDIDGFEDDYFFGARPGSLYIPRFRNWGTDKRSYLRGFGYQGGATRADWSRGAAETGFGADFKKKMTQPGPWKINLSGFGEVLPDPNNRFTLSNDQTDKWSLPQVVFDADFGENERAMRKDIMNDGAEMLEAAGFKNVVAYDNPVAHMGLGIHEMGTARMGKDPKTSILNKFNQVHACKNVFVTDGSAMTSASNVNPSLTYMALTARAASYAVEQLKARNL, encoded by the coding sequence ATGAACCTGAATCTCAAAGCAGACAAAGATCAGACCTACGATGCCATTGTTGTCGGGTCGGGCATGACCGGCGGCTGGGCCGCTAAGGAACTAGCTGAAAAAGGGTTGAAGGTGCTGGTACTCGAACGGGGCTACGAACTGAAGCACGTCGAAGATTATAAAACAGCCTTCAGCGACCCTTGGGAATTTGAACATCGCGGCAAAATACCCATTGTAGCCGCCGAAGAACATTACGCGACCATGTACTTCTCAGCCAAAGAAGGTTCGCAATTCTTCTTCACCAACGATAAAGAAAATCCGTACGTGCAGAAGCGGCCATTCAACTGGATTCGGGCCTACCATACGGGTGGTAAATCACTGCTGTGGGGTAAGCACACGTACCGCTGGAATGAAGAAGATTTTCTGGCAAACGCCAAACAGGGCCTTGGCGTCGACTGGCCCATTCGCTACGCGGACCTTGTTCCCTGGTACAATTACGTCGAAAAATTCGTCGGCATCAGCGGGCAGGCCGAAGGGCTGGCGGTGTTGCCGGACAGTAATTTTCTGCCCCCGATGGCGATGACGGCCCCCGAACTGCATTTAAAAAAATCGGTAGCTCAGAAGCTCAATCGCCCGATCACCATTGGCCGGGTCGCTCACCTGACCAAGCCGCAGCCGGTGCATTCGGCGGTGGGCCGGGCTACCTGCCAGTTCCGCAACCGGTGTACGCGGGGTTGTCCGTTCGGCGCGTATTTCAGTTCGCTGGCCGCTACGCTTCCGGCGGCTCGTCGAACCAACCGGGTAACCATTGTCCACAACGCGATTGTCAAAGAAATTATATTGGACGATAAAGCTCAGAAAGCCAAAGGCGTACGGGTAATCGATCAGAACACAATGGAAGTGCGGGACTTTTACGCCAAAGTGCTATTCCTGAATGCCGGAACCATTGGCTCTACCTCTATTTTGATGAACTCCAAGTCGGCCCGCTTCCCGACCGGGCTCGGTAATGACAGCGATCAGCTAGGCCGCAACTTGATGGACCACCACCTGGCTATCGGCGCGCGTGGAGACATCGATGGTTTTGAAGACGATTACTTTTTTGGGGCTCGTCCGGGTAGTTTGTACATCCCGCGCTTCCGCAACTGGGGCACCGACAAACGCAGCTACCTGCGCGGCTTTGGCTACCAGGGCGGAGCGACACGAGCCGACTGGTCGCGGGGGGCAGCAGAAACGGGCTTCGGCGCTGATTTCAAGAAAAAGATGACGCAGCCCGGTCCCTGGAAAATCAACCTCAGCGGCTTTGGCGAAGTCTTACCTGATCCGAACAACCGTTTTACCCTGAGCAACGACCAGACCGATAAATGGAGTTTACCGCAGGTTGTGTTCGATGCCGATTTCGGCGAAAACGAACGGGCAATGCGGAAGGACATCATGAACGACGGAGCCGAAATGCTTGAAGCAGCCGGTTTCAAAAACGTGGTTGCTTACGATAACCCCGTTGCACACATGGGATTGGGCATTCACGAGATGGGAACGGCACGTATGGGTAAAGACCCCAAAACATCGATCCTGAACAAATTCAATCAGGTACATGCCTGCAAAAACGTGTTTGTAACCGACGGATCAGCTATGACTTCGGCTTCCAACGTCAATCCATCACTGACATACATGGCACTGACAGCGCGGGCCGCCAGCTACGCCGTTGAGCAGTTGAAAGCACGGAATCTCTGA
- a CDS encoding gluconate 2-dehydrogenase subunit 3 family protein: MNRRQAVTQVAWMLGGVFSAPTLQAMNRWEQIAKTTSAGTPTGKFLSETQHELMGRVAELIIPRTVSPGVESPRVESPGALDAGVPDFMDVMLRDCYTKAAQDIFLAGVSDLERKNFVTLSTDQQTALLKQIEADAQKSTNPTFWLITKELTLLGYFTSEVGVKASFDYQPIPGKFEAIKIKPGQKDFMYGNQA, encoded by the coding sequence ATGAACAGACGGCAAGCAGTAACGCAGGTAGCCTGGATGCTGGGCGGAGTCTTTTCGGCCCCGACTCTACAGGCGATGAATCGGTGGGAGCAGATAGCAAAAACCACATCAGCAGGTACGCCAACAGGCAAGTTTTTGAGCGAAACGCAACATGAACTTATGGGCCGAGTCGCCGAATTGATCATCCCCCGAACCGTGTCTCCCGGCGTGGAATCGCCCCGCGTGGAATCGCCTGGTGCGCTCGACGCGGGCGTGCCCGACTTCATGGACGTAATGCTCCGCGACTGCTACACAAAAGCCGCGCAGGACATTTTCCTGGCGGGTGTCAGCGACCTGGAACGTAAAAATTTCGTCACGCTTTCCACCGACCAGCAGACCGCATTGCTGAAGCAAATCGAAGCCGACGCCCAAAAAAGCACGAACCCGACTTTCTGGCTTATCACCAAAGAGTTGACCCTGCTCGGTTATTTCACCTCCGAAGTAGGCGTAAAAGCGTCGTTTGATTATCAACCCATTCCGGGGAAGTTCGAAGCGATCAAGATCAAACCGGGCCAGAAAGATTTCATGTACGGCAATCAAGCTTAA
- a CDS encoding NAD(P)H-binding protein: MNTTPKHLPSILVLGATGSIGYAVTVNLLARRLPVTILVRNRAKADALFPHQPTLTIVEGDAQDADLLNRVALDKDFIFHGINYRYDQWFGNMDTVTQKVIDAAAQNQATIVFPGNVYNFGNTKTPIREDSQPNPCSRKGQLRVDIETQLEQAAAAGRCRVINVRLPDFWGPNVLNDGVAPIFNNALRGKALPWLVNVDIPHQSVFTPDAAEIIARLMLRDWTLERSSTTPYQVWNYGGTTLPSIRGWFGQISGLVGKPLGVQVYSRLFIRLMGLFMPVLREVREMLYLYENTVVLDDQNVLAVFPDFQPIPMRQALTETLTWFAEYQQHRAFTPATGSVITVLD, translated from the coding sequence ATGAATACGACCCCTAAACATCTTCCATCCATACTCGTCCTTGGCGCAACCGGTAGCATCGGCTACGCTGTAACCGTCAACCTGCTTGCCCGTCGGCTTCCCGTTACGATCTTGGTTCGAAACCGCGCCAAAGCGGATGCGTTGTTTCCCCATCAGCCAACGCTTACCATCGTTGAAGGGGACGCTCAGGATGCCGATCTGCTGAACCGGGTGGCGCTGGACAAGGATTTTATTTTTCACGGCATCAACTACCGGTACGATCAGTGGTTTGGTAATATGGATACCGTGACCCAAAAGGTCATCGACGCGGCTGCTCAGAACCAGGCGACTATCGTGTTTCCGGGAAATGTTTACAACTTCGGGAACACGAAAACACCCATTCGGGAAGATAGCCAGCCCAATCCCTGTTCGCGAAAAGGCCAGTTGCGCGTTGACATCGAAACACAACTGGAACAAGCCGCTGCTGCCGGTCGGTGTCGGGTGATCAATGTCAGACTGCCGGATTTCTGGGGACCTAATGTCCTCAACGATGGGGTCGCCCCGATCTTTAACAACGCCTTGCGCGGAAAGGCGCTTCCCTGGCTGGTAAACGTTGATATTCCGCACCAATCGGTTTTTACCCCGGATGCTGCCGAAATCATTGCCCGGCTTATGCTGCGTGATTGGACGCTGGAGCGGTCATCGACGACACCTTATCAAGTCTGGAATTACGGCGGAACAACACTGCCGTCGATTCGTGGCTGGTTCGGCCAAATCAGCGGTCTGGTCGGGAAGCCATTGGGGGTGCAGGTTTACAGTCGGTTGTTTATCCGCCTAATGGGACTATTCATGCCCGTGTTACGGGAAGTACGCGAGATGCTGTATCTCTACGAAAATACCGTTGTGCTTGATGACCAGAACGTACTTGCTGTATTTCCCGATTTTCAGCCTATCCCCATGAGACAGGCGTTGACCGAAACACTGACGTGGTTTGCCGAATACCAACAGCATCGCGCATTTACACCCGCAACCGGTAGCGTAATTACAGTTTTAGACTAA
- a CDS encoding DUF4260 domain-containing protein codes for MKTLLKSEELIQFLGAIYLFSQVNFAWWWFPALLLAPDLSMIGYAVNPAVGAVVYNIVHHKGLGISIGLLGLMLGNQNLMLAGIILFAHSSMDRALGYGLKYTDSFKHTSLDNL; via the coding sequence ATGAAAACGCTATTGAAGTCCGAAGAATTGATTCAGTTTTTAGGGGCTATATACCTGTTCTCCCAGGTGAATTTTGCCTGGTGGTGGTTCCCCGCGCTGCTGTTAGCGCCCGATTTAAGTATGATCGGCTACGCAGTAAATCCCGCTGTGGGAGCGGTTGTGTACAACATCGTTCACCACAAAGGGCTAGGAATTAGTATTGGGCTACTAGGATTGATGCTGGGTAACCAGAACCTGATGCTCGCGGGTATTATCTTATTTGCCCATTCGAGTATGGATCGGGCACTGGGCTATGGTCTGAAGTATACCGATAGTTTCAAGCACACCAGTCTGGATAATCTGTAG
- a CDS encoding AraC family transcriptional regulator: MSTSSTNHTLSVASINLILFAAQQRGADTHALAQAVGISSDELRNPDGRVQIRQVQALWRAIIDVTGDTTIALKLGEMINPVSVGVLAYVMMHSPTLGKAFEKLCQYQDIACEGVQTSGTLIHTDDANDQFVLSLRITSPDIIYPEHTLNSELSIYLSAIRALTGLPTTAREIRFAYPRPLDTSEHKRIFAPARLVFDADVTAMVLDASLLDTPVLNANPSLSAMFEQHATALLNQLKAPSLSSRVKAQIVRLMKGEEPTLTTVADRLAMGVRTLQLHLKDEGTTYQQLLDDVRKELAVQHLREQNLSTTDIAYLLGFAEPSVFFRSFKKWMGVTPGAYRLAQVA, from the coding sequence GTGTCTACGTCCTCTACGAATCATACGCTCTCCGTAGCTTCGATCAATTTAATCCTGTTTGCCGCCCAGCAACGCGGAGCCGATACCCATGCGCTGGCGCAGGCCGTAGGGATCAGCTCCGACGAACTGCGTAATCCGGATGGACGCGTTCAGATTCGGCAGGTGCAGGCGCTCTGGCGCGCGATAATAGATGTGACCGGTGACACGACTATTGCGCTTAAATTAGGGGAAATGATCAATCCGGTTTCCGTAGGTGTGCTGGCCTACGTGATGATGCACAGTCCCACGCTGGGGAAAGCGTTCGAGAAACTCTGCCAGTACCAGGACATTGCTTGTGAAGGTGTTCAGACGAGCGGTACGCTGATCCATACCGACGACGCGAACGATCAGTTCGTTTTGTCGCTGCGCATTACCAGTCCCGACATTATTTATCCCGAACACACACTGAATTCCGAGCTATCCATTTACTTGTCGGCGATTCGGGCGTTGACGGGCCTTCCTACGACCGCTCGCGAGATTCGGTTCGCCTACCCGCGTCCGCTTGACACGAGCGAGCATAAACGCATTTTTGCCCCCGCCCGCCTGGTCTTTGATGCGGATGTAACGGCAATGGTCTTGGACGCGTCCCTGCTCGACACACCAGTGCTCAACGCGAACCCAAGCTTGTCGGCGATGTTTGAGCAGCACGCAACCGCTTTGCTCAATCAGCTTAAAGCCCCTTCGCTGAGCAGTCGGGTCAAAGCCCAGATCGTCCGGTTAATGAAAGGAGAAGAACCAACGCTAACGACCGTTGCCGACCGGCTGGCGATGGGCGTTCGGACGTTACAGCTTCACCTCAAAGACGAAGGCACAACGTACCAGCAACTGCTGGACGACGTTCGGAAAGAGCTGGCCGTTCAACATCTGCGCGAGCAAAACCTCAGCACAACGGACATTGCCTATCTGCTGGGGTTTGCCGAACCAAGCGTTTTCTTCCGGTCGTTCAAAAAATGGATGGGTGTGACGCCGGGGGCTTACCGACTGGCTCAGGTCGCGTAG
- a CDS encoding GLPGLI family protein: protein MKTYLITLLTTGWLAALSATAQTTQSGSPISGKITYEGMRRIDRSQMRMVVNGQEVRPGSAGAPEAPEGMPEVISFTQKLVFAGTMAKEERDRPQNMMFRQNRGGDNADNAGGPPRGMRMSPPFEQDTYLDLANRKRIDVMTVKRDSTSQIYRSEKPMPTASDWQTSDKTKKIAGFTCHKATATHRKETYTIWYTTDLPFTYSPVADLTPPAGVVLQIESDNQSFKATGISKEAVDAVAVEPPASAKVISAEEMEQVRRKSMADFRQRMMSSMPGMERN, encoded by the coding sequence ATGAAAACGTACTTAATCACCTTGTTAACCACTGGTTGGCTGGCTGCACTGTCTGCAACCGCTCAGACGACCCAATCGGGCAGCCCGATTTCGGGTAAAATCACCTACGAAGGCATGCGCCGGATTGATCGTTCGCAGATGCGGATGGTTGTCAACGGGCAGGAAGTTCGGCCGGGCAGCGCCGGAGCACCGGAAGCACCCGAAGGAATGCCTGAAGTCATTTCTTTTACGCAAAAACTCGTCTTCGCCGGAACGATGGCGAAAGAAGAACGGGACCGTCCGCAAAACATGATGTTCCGTCAGAACAGGGGCGGAGATAATGCTGATAATGCCGGTGGACCTCCACGCGGAATGCGAATGTCGCCCCCCTTCGAGCAGGATACGTATCTGGACCTGGCGAACAGAAAACGAATCGATGTTATGACCGTCAAGCGCGATTCAACTAGCCAGATATACCGGTCAGAAAAGCCAATGCCAACGGCCAGCGATTGGCAGACGAGCGATAAGACCAAGAAAATAGCGGGTTTCACCTGCCACAAAGCGACGGCGACGCACCGCAAGGAAACGTACACCATTTGGTACACGACCGATTTGCCGTTCACGTATTCGCCCGTTGCCGATCTGACGCCACCAGCGGGCGTTGTGCTTCAGATCGAATCGGACAATCAGTCGTTTAAAGCTACGGGTATCTCGAAAGAAGCCGTAGACGCTGTGGCTGTAGAACCTCCTGCTAGTGCCAAAGTCATCTCGGCGGAAGAAATGGAGCAGGTTCGCCGAAAATCAATGGCCGATTTTCGCCAGCGCATGATGTCGTCAATGCCGGGTATGGAACGTAACTAA